In the genome of Thunnus albacares chromosome 16, fThuAlb1.1, whole genome shotgun sequence, the window cagtttttatgtccacAGGTTTGTAGCTTTGATATTTTCacacacagttgttcatcttttgtacagTTTTCTATGAGAATATAAAATaactcctcacacacacacacacacacacacacacacactcacacacacacacacacacacacacacacacacacacatatccagtatgaaaaggaggaatgattacagcgaggaaaacctctttcactgttcatatgtaCTCCTGACAGCTGGTTTAACACAGACTGGGACTGAGTGTTTATCAGCTGCAGTCTGTCGTCAGTCAGATATAACGAAGAGTTTCTTTATTAAACAGCAGCGATTGGTTCACCTTGATGACCACGTCGTCGTCCTTTGTGGCTCCTTTATAGACGGAGAAACTTCCTCCGTCCAGAATCCTGGAGAAGATGTGAAACACGTCGCCCCCTAGTGGAcacaatcaataatcaatagcAATCATTTAGCCAGATTAATACTGCAGCAGTAGaagtagtactagtagtatcAGCAGTAttaatagtattagtagtaaCATGAGTAGAGCAACAATTCTGAAtcttttaaagtcatttttcagtaaatgtcagtttctcaaatgtttcagattttctgtcataataaactgaatgttttggaTTTTAGACTTTTGTCAAAGACGTCTCCTCAGACatctttcagtgttttatgttttagaGACTAAattattcatcaataatgaaatatgaGTTGCAGCAGTAACACTTCATTTATCTTTAATATTCAGTCTATAAACaggtaataaatgtttataactCAGTATAATGTCATTATAATCAGatgttcagtatttattataactTCTATGAagtttatctgtttttaaagCAGCAAACACTTCAGTGTGTCCtcaggaggagttatagttattaatacattaataaatatttatatgtgCTGACAGCTGCATAATAAACcagttattaactctttataaactGATTATTAATGATTAGAGACTTCAGCAGCCGTAAATACAATAATAGcctgataataaatgaataataaaggtACCGAGCTGCAGACAGCTGTGCTCCTCCACTGTAGGGAGGGGGCGGGGCTCTGAGTGGAACTCTGgagaggaagtgacatcacagaggTCCAGCAGCCGCCGCCATATGTCCGGGTCACTGGGATCCACAGCGCCCCCACCTGGAACAGAAACATCACAACTCAGCAGTCAGTGTTTAACCTGCTGAGTGTCAgaccagcagacagcaggaCTCCGGTCACACGTTGCCAACAGCAGCGACGCTCTGAGTATAAACGTGTCGTAGTCGTGGCAACAAATAGACTGAAAGAGTCTGAGCGATTTgtgcagctgtttccagcagctggatTAGTAGATGATTTTATATTAAACCAGTCAGAATGGAGTCTGTCTCATGTTTCACATTTATACAATAACATCACAGGTTATTTACTGTTGAAGGTTGCAGCATTTGgttaaatgataattaattattaaatatgtCCAACACATCTGATCTAATTATGTCTCTAATGAAGCTGTTTGGATTTTTACTGATCAGTTGTTGAATAGACGGTGACAGAGCTTCataatttgtgttatttaatttatcatttaataacTTGGTGTTTAATCTGTACATTAAACTAATTACTACTGCAGCCGACTCTGACTTTGTGTCGAACATACTGCAGGTCACATCAGACCTTTACATgcttttataatgaaaaaacatcCAGCGTATTTCATAAAGTGTTAATCGATTGTCAACACATCTGACTATTGATTAAAGAAATTGCTCCCTACTGTAGatatttagtctttttaaaagatgatgatgttcCAGTTTAGAGACGTAAACTGTTGTGTAAAAGAGTTTTTCAGTATcttgaaaacattaaataaaataaatgttttattatataaacagaaaacttttttctttaagaaCCAGAACGATAAAAAAAGTCATGAGCGTCAGTTTCcgacctgactgttgttttctaCACACTGAATCTGTAAAAACCCGTCAGACTCCTCACCAGGTGAGGGGGCGTGGTCCATGTCCTCCTGGTCCTCCTCCAGAGGACTACAGTTCCCAGCAGACATTGCTCCCAGTGAGGTCAGAGAGCTGGCCTCCACGCTGGTCTCCTGGATGGGACTCAGCTCCTTCCTGGTTTTTAACACTGGTTTCTGGGAGACGGCGAGGGGGTGGGGCTccgcctgagtctgcaggtCCTCCGTCGCCCCCTTCTGATGACCTGAGACCAGGAACACGAGTCGTCAATAAATCATAAAACTGTTCACTGATCAATATAATAAAGTTTGCTGCTGAACTCACCATCAGCAGCCTCGTAGACGTCAGACTGCATCACTTCCTGCTGAGAGACAACATCTGTGAAACAGCTGTATGATGTCATCTGCggcctgatgatgtcacagcgaGTCCTGcagacatcactatgacatcatcctGCAGGAGGCTCTGATAAAAGACACCATccaggtgcattatgggaagtgtaggctCAGTGTAAAACACTGAAAGTCAGATTCTGCTGCTTCCAGTTGAGTTgtatcatcatcgtcatcatcaggTATGATGATCAATGGTATAAAACAGTCTGACAGGTGACAACAAACTTACAGGTAAATGAATCTGAGGTGAGAACAAACCTGAGAGTGTTCAGACGGAGCGACGCCACCTGAGAGAAGAtcaatcagaaaattaatctgcaactattttaataatcagttaAATAGTTTTCAGCctctaaaacatttaaacaataaaactcaAGGTTTCTATCAGAGTAAACTAATGaactaatcaataatgaactaatcaataatgaacaCATCTCACCTGGATGAGGATACTGGATCTTCACACTCAGACCTTTCTCGTCAGGTCGGAGGAAAACGTCGTCCAGCAGCTCGTTTGAGTTTCTGTTTGATGACAAACATGAAGTTTTACTGACAGCTGTTTCCATCTGATCACCTGACTGCATGAGGTGTGTTTATTACCCAGAAGGCAGTGCAGCGGCGGCAGCGGCCGGCTGCGACTGAGACTCATCAAATATCTGGAAGGAGGCGGCAGTCGGCGGTCTACCTGAGTCACAGATCTGAGGGGCGGAGCCTCCATGAAGCACCTGCAGAGAGACGCagtcagactgtggattttgtcctccatcacctccattgtaaggtcattatgaaggatcttctgatggtcagtatgaacaggagcaatgattacagcaagaaacacagctttaatgttcatttgggctcctgaacGTTGGTTTAAGACTCAGTGGAAAcactgaactcgtcctttaaaacCTGCAGACTGACGGCTGATCAGCTGTGTTGTAGTTCAGACCATTAAAGTCCAAATAAGGAAAACACGTATGAAAAATACCAAAAGGAAGCAGCAGTAGCATCAGTGTCAGTACCAACAGTACTAACAGTACTAACAGTACTAACAGCAGTACCAACAGGACCAACAGTACTAACAGTACTAACAGTACCAACAGTACCAACAGTACTAACAGTACTAACAGCAGTACCAACAGGACCAACAGTACTAACAGTACTAACAGTACTAACAGTACCAACAGTACCAACAGTACCAACAGTACCAACAGTACTAACAGTACTAACAGCAGTACCAACAGGACCAACAGTACTAACAGTACTAACAGTACTAACAGTACCAACAGTACCAACAGTACCAACAGTACTAACAGTTCTAACAGTACTAACAGTACTAACAGTACTAACAGCAGTACCAACAGTACCAACAGTACCAACAGTACTAACAGTAGTACTTGTAGTATTATTGGCAGTATTAACATACCTGCTGTGATCTTCTGAGCTGCAACAGTCTCGtcttctcctccagctcctgaTTCAGCTGCTGCTCCACCTGTTGCAGCTGCTTCAGCCTCTCTGCAGAGACACtcaccaatcaatcaatcaatcaatcaattgagCGATCAACTGATCAGCAGAAACCTGTAGCTGATGTCAGTGAACATGTCACATGTCAGTGAGCCTGTCACGTGTCAGTGAACGTATCAGTGAACCTGTCACATGTCAGTGAGCGTGTCACGTATCAGTGAACCTGTCACGTGTCAGTGAGCGTGTCACGTGTCAGTGAGCCTGTCACGTGTCAGTGAACGTATCAGTGAACCTGTCACGTGTCAGTGAGCGTGTCACGTGTCAGTGAACGTGTAAGTGAGCGTGTCACGTATCAGTGAACCTGTCACGTGTCAGTGAGCGTGTCACGTGTCAGTGAACGTGTAAGTGAGCGTGTCACGTGTCAGTGAGCCTGTCACGTGTCAGTGAACGTATCAGTGAACCTGTCACGTGTCAGTGAGCGTGTCACGTGTCAGTGAACGTGTAAGTGAGCGTGTCACGTGTCAGTGAGCCTGTCACGTGTCAGTGAACGTATCAGTGAACCTGTCACGTGTCAGTGAGCGTGTCACGTGTCAGTGAACGTGTCACGTATCAGTGAACCTGTCACGTGTCAGTGAGCGTGTCACGTGTCAGTGAGCGTGTCAGTGAACATGTCAGTGAGCGTGTCACGTGTCAGTGAACGTATCAGTGAACATTTCACGTGTCAGTGAGCATGTCACGTGTCAGTGAACGTGTCAATGAGCCTGTCACGTGTCAATGAGCATGTCACGTGTCAGTGAACGTGTCAGTGAGCATGTCACGTGTCAGTGAGCATGTCACGTGTCAGTGAGCATGTCACGTGTCAATGAGCCTGTCACGTGTCAGTGAGCGTGTCAGTGAGCATGTCACGTGTCAGTGAACATGTCAGTGAGCATGTCACGTGTCAGTGAGCATGTCACGTGTCAATGAGCCTGTCACGTGTCAGCAGGCATGTCACGTGTCAGTGAGCATGTCACGTGTCAATGAGCCTGTCACGTGTCAGCAGGCATGTCACGTGTCAGTGAGCGTGTCACGTGTCAGTGAACGTATCAGTGAACATTTCACATGTCAGTGAGCGTGTCACGTGTCAATGAGCGTGTCACGTGTCAGTGAATGTGTCAGTGAGCATGTCACATGTCAGTGAACGTGTCAATGAGCCTGTCACGTGTCAATGAGCATGTCACGTGTCAGTGAACGTGTCAGTGAGCATGTCACGTGTCAGTGAACGTGTCAATGAGCATGTCACGTGTCAGTGAGCGTGTCATGTGTCAGTGAGCGTGTCAGTGAGCGTGTCAGTGAGCATGTCACGTGTCAGTGACCATGTCACGTGTCAATGAGCCTGTCACGTGTCAATGAGCCTGTCACGTGTCAGTGAGCGTGTCAGTGAGCGTGTCAGTGAGCATGTCATGTGTCAGTGAACATGTCAGTGAGCATGTCACGTGTCAGTGAGCATGTCACGTGTCAATGAGCCTGTCACGTGTCAGCGAGCCTGTCACGTGTCAGTGAGCGTGTCAGTGAGCATGTCACGTGTCAGTGAGCCTGTCTCGTGTCAATGAGCCTGTCACGTGTCAGTGAGCGTGTCAGTGAGCCTGTCACGTGTCAGTGAGCATGTCACGTGTCATTGACACGTGACACATTTGCTGactggctcactgacatgtgaCACGTTCACTGACACGTGTCAGTGAGCATGTCACATGTCAGTGAACGTGTCAATGAGCGTGTCACGTGTCAGTGAACGTGTCAGTAAGCATGTCACATGTCAATGAGCCTGTCACGTGTCAGTGAGCGTGTCAGTGAGCATGTCATGTGTCAGTGAGCCTGTCACGTGTCAGTGAACGTGTCAGTGAGTGTGTCAGTGAGCATGTCATGTGTCAGTGAGCCTGTTACGTGTCAGTGAGCATGTCATGTGTCAGTGAGCCTGTCACGTGTCAGTGAACGTGTCAGTGAGAGTGTCACGTGTCAGTGAACATGTCACATGTCATGGAATGTGTCAGTGAGCGTGTCATGTGTcaataaacatgtcagtgaaCGCACCgtccatctgctgctgtttctgctggtTGTATCTTTCGGCTCTTCGCTCCTCGAAGCTGAACTCagttcctcctctcctcagccCGTCTTTACAGTACGCACTCTGCTGAGGGAACCCGCCCTCCTCCTGAAGCCCCGCCCCTCTGCTCAGGTGTGTCTGTGACGACAACAACGACTCGCTGTGATTGGCCAACCTGCAGCCAATCAGGGAACAGATGGAGCAATTAGTTCTACTGCTGGTACAGAATTTATCTactaaaaactattttttttctgtcagaagaattaataataaacttcatatgtttatttgtgtcacCTGAACCATGAGTGACCAAAACATGAAGAAATATTACTTTTATGTATTAATAtacatatttctttataataaattaatcttGAGATCATGAAATAACTTTTTCATGATAACAGGAAAATACAAATGAGAAAAATCTGAATAGGGATTGGTtttttgtctgctgtgtgtgatctaaagctgcaactagtgactattttcatcattattatttttataatagttattttattattattatcatcatcatcaattaacttgctgattattttctcaactaaTCAGTTACTTGTTTGGTCCAGtaaaagtcagaaaatggtgaaagtcCAAGACaacgtcatcaaatgtcttgttttggccataaagatcttcagtttactgtcaaagaaactaaagaaaccagaaaatattcacacttaaGGAGCcgaatcagagaatttttttatttgcaaaaatgactccaatcaattaattgattgtcagAATATTTGGCCACTGATGGATTAAAcagctaattgttgcagctctgatgtgACCTGATGATGAACACTTACTGTCTGCAGGATCCCACCTCAGCCATGACGTCACCTGGATCTGACGGACCAATCAGAACACACTAGTCAGTCCGAAACAGTTATACAGcagcaataatcaataatcactCCAAAACATAACAACAGGCCTAAATATGTCTCTCTGTGATATTAATAACACGTCTGAAAATACTTTGACTTCTACTAAAAACAGAAGTCTGTTTGTtcattaaataaactttttaagCTTCAGTTcagttgtttctgtttcctctttaacACTGAATCCTTTTACATTGTTGCTCAGATTAAATATGTTCATTTGTAATTATTaagacatgaatgtgtgtaaatctcATCTCAATCTATTGATCATCATTTCGTCTGTTTATAAACTGTCCCATAGTTTGATTAGAAAAGTTACCAGATAAACCAGATTtctgaaaacaggaagttaacAGCTAAACTAGAACATTTATTAGCTGTTAGTCAGAAATTAATCTGTGATAAACGTCTCAGAGCTGAACACAAAGCTGCTGATCACAATGTTCGATCAGCAGAGAACTGATCAACACACTGAGGAATAAATCACataaagtctgtttttatcCAACCAGCAGCTTCTTGGTTGTTTGTCTCGGAGCCGGATTAAAGCCGGATCTTCCTGTTTCACATAAAGTCTGAACCCGTGTTGTGTTTCTGACACACTTCTGCCGATAAGCGAGTTTCACTTAAAGTCACAAAGTTTTGAATCAAGTTTGTCGAAGCTGTTAAACGTTTCTAACGTGTGTTGAGTCAGTTAGCTTCGTTTAGCTTTAAAGCTACATGTTcatataaacatgtaaatacacataaaccgcgtcacaacaacaatatttaaccaataaactgtttttatttctcacctTTTACAGTTTTCAGATGTTCAGAaatcaaaacaacattcaaaTCGACCCGCTGTCAGAGCTGCTTTTAAACTTCCTGCGGCGGCTCTGATTGGACGATTAGAAGACAACAATATCAACGTCACTTCCGCTCCAACGCTCATGTCCTCACAGCGCCGCTGCAGGCCGGAGGCTGTACTGCACCCTGATAGTATTTCTATTacactgtatttattataaagaatatataacagaatttattatacagtatttataataaacagtgtttatgtgtcaacattctcattcattttatttctcttagTTTTATCCAGACAGCTGTTGGGTTGTTTTCTTCaggatgtaatattttatatgactgtactgcagtgttttcactctATTACTGTGATGTATTTATGAGACATGATAtatttatgtgttatgtgttttatgttgtttgtctgtaatCATCGTTGTTGCTGCCGCTCTCAGCCAGGACTCTTAAAAAGAGGTTTTTCATTTCAATGGTTTTACTGGTTAAACAGAGTTTAATGTTTGTCTCCAGTGTGTCTGAGGACACAGATGTTATAATAATGAATCATAAATTCATCATTACAataagggttaaaaaaaaaaacttcctgtCAGTTACATGTTTGTTCCTCTTCTGGTTGGTTTCCCTGTTGAAGCTGCGGATTAACTTCATCTTCACTCATCAGCTtgattcagattattttcagcatctaaaggtaacgtaaccaacagttttcatcatgtttgtgttaaaatgatgtGATAACAGTAGAGATGGTTGTTATAGTGATGAGTTATGTTGATTTGTTGACTGCATTCAGGGTTTCCGGGTTCATTAAAAAGTCTGAAGTCCAATAATCTGAATTTTAGGccttaaaatgtcttaaaggtCTTGAAGATTGGTCGTTTTACACTTAAGTTGCATTAACTTCAGTC includes:
- the bub1ba gene encoding uncharacterized protein bub1ba isoform X2, whose product is MAEVGSCRQLANHSESLLSSQTHLSRGAGLQEEGGFPQQSAYCKDGLRRGGTEFSFEERRAERYNQQKQQQMDERLKQLQQVEQQLNQELEEKTRLLQLRRSQQVLHGGSAPQICDSGRPPTAASFQIFDESQSQPAAAAAALPSGNSNELLDDVFLRPDEKGLSVKIQYPHPGGVAPSEHSQEVMQSDVYEAADGHQKGATEDLQTQAEPHPLAVSQKPVLKTRKELSPIQETSVEASSLTSLGAMSAGNCSPLEEDQEDMDHAPSPGGGAVDPSDPDIWRRLLDLCDVTSSPEFHSEPRPLPTVEEHSCLQLGGDVFHIFSRILDGGSFSVYKGATKDDDVVIKVDGCSVLWDFHLFQRLKQNSSSATASLPLISCFLFLDGCVTVYTSPPDHVFTELTECVPSEASVGYKAVGLLQLVSQLHSCRLLHAALQPHLLICCHRGLLSPDWVFPVDWSSSVDLDLQRITAVQQLPSAQTYISLGVLEPSAPPQLVDLVGVAETVHLLLTNSRMVPVKDDDGWTAEHFSGDQPCDMFSRMWRRFFRSLLNAGGRSSLSVLSELTELLSTLYH
- the bub1ba gene encoding uncharacterized protein bub1ba isoform X1 codes for the protein MAEVGSCRQLANHSESLLSSQTHLSRGAGLQEEGGFPQQSAYCKDGLRRGGTEFSFEERRAERYNQQKQQQMDERLKQLQQVEQQLNQELEEKTRLLQLRRSQQVLHGGSAPQICDSGRPPTAASFQIFDESQSQPAAAAAALPSGNSNELLDDVFLRPDEKGLSVKIQYPHPGGVAPSEHSQQEVMQSDVYEAADGHQKGATEDLQTQAEPHPLAVSQKPVLKTRKELSPIQETSVEASSLTSLGAMSAGNCSPLEEDQEDMDHAPSPGGGAVDPSDPDIWRRLLDLCDVTSSPEFHSEPRPLPTVEEHSCLQLGGDVFHIFSRILDGGSFSVYKGATKDDDVVIKVDGCSVLWDFHLFQRLKQNSSSATASLPLISCFLFLDGCVTVYTSPPDHVFTELTECVPSEASVGYKAVGLLQLVSQLHSCRLLHAALQPHLLICCHRGLLSPDWVFPVDWSSSVDLDLQRITAVQQLPSAQTYISLGVLEPSAPPQLVDLVGVAETVHLLLTNSRMVPVKDDDGWTAEHFSGDQPCDMFSRMWRRFFRSLLNAGGRSSLSVLSELTELLSTLYH